In Rhododendron vialii isolate Sample 1 chromosome 9a, ASM3025357v1, the following are encoded in one genomic region:
- the LOC131300185 gene encoding uncharacterized protein LOC131300185 isoform X1 — MPLNFFLISFPSPGASDESRLSVRMARGRFVKSPIAFVCGVVSVCCLLVVVITVLRLPEASVTNRMMPSFRPREMRTILGDANIGIFGEMIIKMLPEDLAFTVFIPSERAFERDLRFNASDSLKADKFNNTYAILTHIFGFSVVPRTISSVSVPFGEEISYDSLSGFSLYISNDSDGMLIVNGVRSEHVDLWKGKIVVHIMDGVIMDAEFEESVQTDDNEED, encoded by the exons ATGCCgctcaatttcttcttgattagtttcccttccccag GCGCAAGCGATGAATCTCGGTTATCAGTGAGGATGGCCAGAGGTCGCTTTGTGAAAAGCCCCATTGCATTTGTTTGTGGTGTTGTTTCTGTTTGCTGCCTCCTGGTTGTCGTAATTACAGTACTTAGGCTTCCAGAGGCATCAGTCACAAATAGAATGATGCCTTCTTTTAGGCCCAGGGAAATGAGGACGATCTTGGGTGATGCAAACATAGGTATATTCGGGGAGATGATAATTAAAATGCTACCAGAAGATCTTGCATTTACAGTCTTCATTCCATCAGAGAGAGCTTTTGAACGCGACTTGAGGTTTAACGCGAGTGATAGTTTAAAAGCCGATAAGTTTAACAATACATATGCAATACTTACTCACATTTTTGGCTTCTCTGTTGTTCCTCGGACGATCTCTTCAGTTTCTGTACCATTTGGGGAAGAAATTAGTTATGATTCATTGTCGGGGTTTAGTTTATACATATCAAACGATTCGGACGGAATGCTGATAGTTAACGGAGTTAGGTCGGAGCATGTAGATCTGTGGAAAGGTAAGATTGTTGTTCATATCATGGATGGGGTGATCATGGATGCTGAGTTTGAAGAATCAGTTCAGACTGACGACAATGAAGAAGATTGA
- the LOC131300185 gene encoding uncharacterized protein LOC131300185 isoform X2 has product MARGRFVKSPIAFVCGVVSVCCLLVVVITVLRLPEASVTNRMMPSFRPREMRTILGDANIGIFGEMIIKMLPEDLAFTVFIPSERAFERDLRFNASDSLKADKFNNTYAILTHIFGFSVVPRTISSVSVPFGEEISYDSLSGFSLYISNDSDGMLIVNGVRSEHVDLWKGKIVVHIMDGVIMDAEFEESVQTDDNEED; this is encoded by the coding sequence ATGGCCAGAGGTCGCTTTGTGAAAAGCCCCATTGCATTTGTTTGTGGTGTTGTTTCTGTTTGCTGCCTCCTGGTTGTCGTAATTACAGTACTTAGGCTTCCAGAGGCATCAGTCACAAATAGAATGATGCCTTCTTTTAGGCCCAGGGAAATGAGGACGATCTTGGGTGATGCAAACATAGGTATATTCGGGGAGATGATAATTAAAATGCTACCAGAAGATCTTGCATTTACAGTCTTCATTCCATCAGAGAGAGCTTTTGAACGCGACTTGAGGTTTAACGCGAGTGATAGTTTAAAAGCCGATAAGTTTAACAATACATATGCAATACTTACTCACATTTTTGGCTTCTCTGTTGTTCCTCGGACGATCTCTTCAGTTTCTGTACCATTTGGGGAAGAAATTAGTTATGATTCATTGTCGGGGTTTAGTTTATACATATCAAACGATTCGGACGGAATGCTGATAGTTAACGGAGTTAGGTCGGAGCATGTAGATCTGTGGAAAGGTAAGATTGTTGTTCATATCATGGATGGGGTGATCATGGATGCTGAGTTTGAAGAATCAGTTCAGACTGACGACAATGAAGAAGATTGA
- the LOC131300172 gene encoding 26S proteasome non-ATPase regulatory subunit 7 homolog A — MDVIKTQQISARSIEKVIVHPLVLLSIVDHYNRVARDTKKRVVGVLLGSTFKGTVDVSNSYAVPFEEDDKDPSIWFLDHNYHEAMFSMFRRINAKEHVVGWYSTGPKLRENDLNVHGLFNDYVPNPVLVIIDVQPKEMGIPTKAYYAVEEVKENATQKSQKVFVHVPSEIAAHEVEEIGVEHLLRDVKDTTISTLATEVTGKLAALKGLDARLQEIRCYLDLVIDKKLPLNHEILCHLQDVFNLLPNLNVAELIKAFAVKTNDMMLVIYLSSLIRSVVALHNLINNKMLNKEHEKAEDLKPVAVPAAAGS, encoded by the exons ATGGACGTGATCAAGACGCAGCAAATCTCGGCTCGCTCGATCGAGAAGGTGATAGTCCACCCCCTGGTGCTCCTGAGCATCGTCGACCACTACAACAGAGTCGCTCGCGACACCAAGAAACGCGTCGTCGGCGTCTTGCTCGGGAGCACCTTCAAAGGAACCGTCGACGTCTCCAACAGCTACGCAG TTCCTTTTGAGGAAGATGACAAGGATCCAAGCATCTGGTTTCTTGACCACAATTACCATGAAGCGATGTTTTCCATGTTCAGGAGGATAAATG CGAAGGAGCATGTTGTAGGGTGGTATAGCACTGGACCAAAGCTACGGGAAAATGACCTCAATGTTCATGGTCTATTCAATGA TTATGTTCCTAATCCTGTTTTGGTCATAATTGATGTTCAACCTAAAGAGATGGGAATTCCAACTAAAGCTTACTATGCTGTTGAAGAGGTTAAAGAG AATGCCACACAGAAAAGCCAGAAGGTCTTTGTGCATGTGCCTTCAGAGATTGCGGCTCATGAAGTTGAGGAAATTG GTGTTGAGCACTTGCTCAGGGACGTGAAGGATACAACCATTAGCACCCTTGCAAcagag GTGACTGGGAAACTTGCAGCCCTGAAGGGGTTGGATGCCCGACTTCAAGAGATACGCTGTTATCTTGACCTTGTTATTGATAAAAAGCTTCCTTTAAACCATGAGATTCTGTGCCATTTACAG GATGTATTTAACCTACTTCCAAATCTCAACGTGGCTGAACTAATCAAAGCTTTTGCCG TGAAAACAAATGATATGATGTTGGTTATTTATCTTTCTTCCCTCATCCGAAGTGTAGTCGCCCTCCATAACTTGATCAACAACAAG ATGCTGAACAAAGAACATGAAAAGGCAGAAGACTTGAAGCCAGTTGCTGTGCCTGCCGCAGCCGGAAGCTAA
- the LOC131300178 gene encoding eukaryotic translation initiation factor 3 subunit F, which produces MASSNQTVLQFTPSPTSLTAKVHPLVMFNICDCFVRRPDQAERVIGTLLGSVLPDGTVDIRNCYAVPHNESSDQVALDIDYHHNMLSSHLKVNPKEVIVGWFSTGFGVTGGSALIHEFYAREVPNPVHLTVDTGFSSGEASIKAFVSVSLSLGDQQLAAQFQEIPLDLRLIEAESVGFDVLKTTMIDKLPNDLEGMETSMERLLALIDDVYKYVDDVVEGRVAPDNNIGRFISDTVASIPKISPAAFDRLVNDSLQDQLLLLYLSSITRTQLSLAEKLNTAAQIL; this is translated from the exons ATGGCGTCGAGCAATCAAACGGTCTTGCAGTTCACCCCGTCGCCGACGAGCTTGACAGCGAAGGTCCACCCCCTGGTGATGTTCAACATCTGTGATTGCTTCGTCCGGCGACCCGACCAGGCGGAGCGGGTCATCGGGACCCTCCTCGGGTCCGTCTTACCAGACGGCACCGTCGATATTCGCAACTGTTACGCCGTTCCTCACAACGAGTCCTCAGATCAG GTTGCCCTGGATATAGATTACCATCATAATATGCTATCCTCCCACTTGAAGGTGAACCCGAAGGAAGTGATTGTTGGATG GTTTTCGACTGGCTTTGGAGTCACAGGAGGCAGTGCATTGATCCATGAGTTTTATGCCAGAGAAGTTCCTAACCCTGTTCATCTGACTGTTGACACGGGATTCAGCAGTGGCGAGGCTAGCATAAAAGCTTTTGTCTCTGTTAGTTTGTCTCTTGGGGATCAGCAACTTGCTGCACAATTTCAAGAAATTCCTTTGGATCTTCGCCTGATTGAAGCTGAGAGCGTTGGCT TTGATGTTCTTAAAACGACAATGATTGACAAATTGCCAAATGATTTGGAAGGAATGGAAACATCGATGGAACGCTTACTTGCTCTGATTGATGATGTCTACAAATATGTTGATGATGTTGTG GAAGGACGTGTTGCACCTGATAATAACATTGGTAGATTCATATCCGATACGGTAGcttccattcccaaaatatcACCAGCAGCTTTCGATAGGCTTGTGAATGATAGTTTACAG GACCAATTGCTGTTGCTTTATTTGTCAAGCATCACAAGAACTCAGTTGAGCTTAGCAGAAAAGTTGAACACTGCTGCTCAAATCCTGTAA